Sequence from the Fusarium oxysporum Fo47 chromosome VI, complete sequence genome:
TAAATAAATTCTTAAGAGTAATAAGTAGCCTCTATAAAAATAAATCAGGCTGCCTTTAGCCCTTTTCCTAAGAAAGACCTTTCATTAAACTCCTGTTCTGCGACCTGAAAAAGTGGAAGACCCTGGAAATATCCATTGCCAGTCGTTCCAACTGCCTCCCAGGTGGATTTGGCTTCATGCTCGCCAATCGTCAAAAGTGGTTTTCCTGATCCAGCGGAGCTCGCGTCTGCTAAAAGTTGGATTTGACAGCATCTTTCTAGCAGTACGAACCATGCGATAGTAGCCTCAATGGTAGGCCCGACTGTCATGATACCGTGGTTGCCCAGAAGAGCTGCTTTCTTGGTACCCAGGGCTGCGGCAATGGCTTTGCCTTCAGCCGGGGCCAGCACAAGCCCGGCAAAATTCGACCATAGTATATGATCGTTCCAAAATACGCAAAAGTCCTGGGTGAGCATATCTAGTGTTCTTCCGGTAGCGCAAAAAGCCCGTCCATAGGTACTATGCGAATGTGCCGCGCAGAGGACATCAGGGCGAGCCTTGTGTATCTCTGCGTGAATAGCATAGGCCGCTAGAATAGAAGTGTTAGAAACCATGTGTATTTAATACTGCCAATTCGAAAGGGAACGAACCATAATTCAATCGTCTATTCTTTCCTCCATCAACTACTTTACCCTCATGATCGACGCGAATCAGGTCTTCGTCGCGGATAAGGGAGAAGTGTAACCCTGTGCAGTGGTGGGATTAGTAAAGCGTGTGAAGACAGTCGCAGGATTATATGCGGGCCGCAAAAG
This genomic interval carries:
- a CDS encoding class II aldolase/adducin domain protein, giving the protein MSPSANTEEYRSGDPSLAFVDDEAEKAPTFDDPYEERKYVKHRLALGFRVLANFGLAEGVAGHVTVRDPVDPSSFWVNPFGLHFSLIRDEDLIRVDHEGKVVDGGKNRRLNYAAYAIHAEIHKARPDVLCAAHSHSTYGRAFCATGRTLDMLTQDFCVFWNDHILWSNFAGLVLAPAEGKAIAAALGTKKAALLGNHGIMTVGPTIEATIAWFVLLERCCQIQLLADASSAGSGKPLLTIGEHEAKSTWEAVGTTGNGYFQGLPLFQVAEQEFNERSFLGKGLKAA